From a single Pseudomonas serboccidentalis genomic region:
- a CDS encoding FecR family protein, with translation MKPTDRVAPTPAQEQAALAWLSLLHDRPSTGDQLTFSQWLRADPAHAEAYAQAQVMWELSESPARALAVEDALALQGYLNAMDRPRRSALLRWSGALAMAACLLLMISLGTGWQPQRWIDDLGADYVSAPGEIRTVTLADQSQVTLDADSAIAVDFSHGERHVQLRRGAGFFSVTHTGDPFVVEAEKGLARVLGTQFEVRLQPQGAQVTVLSGRVGVTADRNAQQQILTAGQQVAYGQGRAEKLHAVDSEAQLAWRQGWLSYYKSTLGDVVQDLRRYYPGRIVLLNDELAARKVSGSFPSKDPQAVLSSLQGVMGFEQHQVLGHLIILR, from the coding sequence GTGAAGCCCACCGACCGCGTCGCTCCGACGCCCGCTCAGGAACAGGCCGCGCTCGCCTGGCTGAGCCTGTTGCACGACCGCCCAAGCACGGGCGATCAACTGACGTTCAGCCAATGGCTGCGCGCCGATCCGGCCCACGCCGAGGCCTATGCCCAGGCGCAGGTGATGTGGGAATTGAGCGAAAGCCCGGCGCGCGCCCTGGCCGTTGAAGACGCGTTGGCGTTGCAGGGCTACCTCAATGCGATGGATCGTCCGCGTCGTTCAGCGCTGCTGCGCTGGTCGGGTGCGTTGGCGATGGCCGCGTGCCTGTTGCTGATGATCAGCCTCGGCACGGGTTGGCAGCCGCAGCGCTGGATCGACGATCTGGGCGCCGATTACGTTTCGGCACCGGGGGAAATCCGCACGGTGACCCTGGCCGATCAATCGCAAGTCACGCTGGACGCCGACAGCGCCATCGCCGTGGATTTCAGCCATGGCGAGCGGCATGTGCAGTTGCGTCGTGGCGCCGGTTTTTTCAGCGTGACGCATACCGGCGATCCCTTTGTGGTCGAGGCCGAGAAAGGCCTGGCGCGGGTGCTCGGCACACAGTTTGAAGTGCGTCTGCAACCGCAGGGCGCGCAGGTCACGGTGCTGTCCGGGCGCGTTGGCGTGACGGCGGATCGCAACGCGCAGCAACAGATTCTGACGGCTGGCCAGCAAGTGGCTTATGGGCAGGGCCGCGCCGAAAAGCTGCATGCAGTGGACAGCGAAGCGCAACTGGCCTGGCGTCAGGGCTGGCTGAGTTACTACAAATCGACGCTGGGCGATGTGGTGCAGGATTTGCGGCGCTATTACCCGGGGCGGATTGTGTTGCTCAATGATGAGCTGGCGGCGCGCAAGGTCAGCGGGAGTTTTCCGAGCAAGGATCCGCAGGCTGTGTTGAGTTCGCTGCAAGGGGTGATGGGGTTTGAGCAGCATCAGGTTCTCGGGCATCTGATTATTTTGCGCTGA
- the fecA gene encoding TonB-dependent Fe(3+) dicitrate receptor FecA encodes MHPTRLTPLARSLRHLVLGASLSFSALPVLAAEAKAYHIAPAPLENALNQFGREAGVLISFGSQITRGVQSRGLEGSYTAAQGLDALLEGTGLQARAEGNNAFSLQPVADTALELDTSKVVGDWLGDAAQVNVFEHPGARDVIRREDFERQGATQARDVLNRIPGVNAPENNGTGSHDMALNFGIRGLNPRLAARSTVLMDGIPVPFAPYGQPQLSFAPISMGNMDAVDVVRGGGAVRYGPQNVGGVVNFVTRAIPDEPTVKGGFQTETSPSSSHDGFKTSANLLAGGTNENGLGGALLYSGTRGGDWREHSDTEIDDLILKGKYQLDEANSFNAMAQYYEGKADMPGGLNVADYDADPYQSTRLKDQFWGRRTMFNFGYRYQEDRREFTANTFFTKTLRSGYLDQGSFLSLSPREYWVRGFETRFAQGFDLGPSSHEVGVGYRYINEAGHELRYRTPISSNEYPTTNSRNDRDTRGGTEANAFFVDDRIDIGKWTITPGVRYEMIESQQTNNLTNVKYKGDYNTALPALNVLYHLSDSWNLYANTEGSFGSVQYSQMPNRVSSGEVKPEKARTWELGTRYDNGALRAEIGAFLINFDNQYESNQTNDSVIARGETRHQGIETSVNYALDDLSPALAGFDVYATYAYVDASIREDGPNKGNRVPFSSKHKGTIGVGYTEGPWKLNVDSSLQSDQFADNANTSTESADGSTGKIPGYMLFSSRAGYDFGPQLSDLNVAVGVKNIFNTQYFTRSFDDNNKGKYVGEPRTVYVQTSVAF; translated from the coding sequence ATGCACCCGACCCGCCTCACACCCCTGGCCCGCAGCCTGCGCCATCTCGTTCTCGGCGCCAGCCTGAGCTTCAGCGCCCTGCCCGTCCTGGCCGCCGAAGCCAAGGCCTACCACATCGCCCCGGCGCCGCTGGAAAACGCCCTTAATCAGTTTGGTCGTGAGGCCGGCGTGCTGATTTCCTTCGGCTCGCAGATCACCCGCGGCGTGCAAAGCCGAGGCCTGGAGGGCAGCTACACCGCCGCGCAAGGTCTCGACGCACTGCTCGAAGGCACCGGCCTGCAAGCCCGTGCCGAGGGCAACAATGCCTTCAGCCTGCAACCTGTGGCCGACACGGCGCTGGAGCTGGACACCTCGAAAGTCGTTGGCGACTGGCTCGGCGATGCGGCGCAGGTCAACGTGTTCGAGCATCCGGGCGCCCGCGACGTGATTCGTCGCGAAGACTTCGAACGCCAGGGCGCGACTCAGGCGCGGGACGTGCTCAACCGCATCCCCGGGGTCAACGCCCCGGAAAACAACGGCACCGGCAGCCACGACATGGCGCTGAACTTCGGCATCCGTGGCCTCAACCCACGGCTGGCGGCGCGCTCCACGGTGCTGATGGACGGCATTCCCGTGCCATTCGCCCCTTACGGTCAGCCACAGTTGTCGTTTGCGCCGATCAGCATGGGCAACATGGACGCGGTGGACGTGGTGCGTGGCGGCGGCGCGGTGCGGTACGGCCCGCAGAACGTCGGTGGCGTGGTCAACTTCGTGACCCGCGCCATCCCGGATGAGCCGACGGTCAAGGGTGGTTTCCAGACGGAAACCAGTCCGTCGTCGAGCCATGACGGCTTCAAGACCAGCGCCAACCTGCTCGCCGGCGGCACCAATGAAAATGGCCTCGGCGGCGCGCTGCTGTACTCCGGCACCCGTGGCGGTGATTGGCGTGAGCATAGCGACACCGAGATCGACGACCTGATCCTCAAGGGCAAATACCAGCTCGACGAGGCCAACAGCTTCAATGCCATGGCCCAGTATTACGAAGGCAAGGCCGACATGCCCGGCGGCCTCAACGTCGCCGATTACGACGCCGATCCGTACCAGTCGACGCGCCTGAAAGACCAGTTCTGGGGGCGTCGGACGATGTTCAACTTCGGCTATCGCTATCAGGAAGATCGCCGCGAATTCACTGCCAACACCTTCTTCACCAAGACCCTGCGCAGCGGTTATCTGGATCAGGGCAGCTTCCTCTCGCTGTCGCCGCGCGAGTATTGGGTGCGCGGTTTCGAAACCCGTTTCGCCCAGGGCTTCGACCTCGGCCCGAGCAGCCACGAAGTCGGCGTCGGCTACCGCTACATCAACGAGGCCGGCCACGAGTTGCGCTATCGCACGCCGATCAGCAGCAACGAATACCCGACCACCAACAGCCGCAATGATCGCGATACCCGGGGCGGCACCGAGGCCAACGCATTCTTCGTCGACGACCGCATCGACATCGGCAAATGGACCATCACCCCGGGCGTGCGCTACGAGATGATCGAGTCGCAGCAGACCAACAATCTGACCAACGTCAAATACAAGGGCGACTACAACACTGCGCTGCCCGCATTGAACGTGCTGTATCACCTGAGCGACAGCTGGAATCTGTACGCCAATACCGAAGGCTCGTTCGGCAGCGTGCAATACAGTCAGATGCCCAATCGCGTGAGCAGCGGCGAAGTGAAACCGGAGAAGGCCCGCACCTGGGAACTCGGCACCCGTTATGACAACGGCGCACTGCGCGCGGAAATCGGCGCGTTCCTGATCAACTTCGACAACCAGTACGAAAGCAACCAGACCAACGATTCGGTGATTGCCCGTGGCGAGACCCGCCATCAAGGCATCGAGACCAGCGTCAATTACGCGCTGGACGACTTGAGCCCGGCACTGGCCGGTTTCGATGTGTACGCCACTTACGCCTACGTCGACGCGAGCATTCGTGAAGACGGGCCGAACAAGGGCAATCGCGTGCCGTTCTCCTCGAAACACAAAGGCACGATTGGCGTCGGTTATACCGAAGGGCCGTGGAAGCTCAACGTCGACAGCAGCTTGCAGAGCGACCAGTTCGCCGACAACGCCAACACCTCGACAGAAAGTGCCGACGGCAGCACCGGCAAGATCCCGGGCTACATGCTGTTCAGCAGCCGCGCGGGGTACGACTTCGGGCCGCAATTGTCGGATCTGAATGTGGCGGTGGGGGTGAAGAACATCTTCAACACCCAGTACTTCACCCGTTCGTTCGATGACAACAACAAGGGCAAGTACGTGGGTGAGCCGCGCACGGTGTATGTACAAACGTCTGTAGCTTTCTAA
- a CDS encoding DUF4880 domain-containing protein has protein sequence MNRVPDFSAPVAEQAVYWLMEMQQGTLSPRQQQAWQQWLDAHSEHRRAWEHIQRVNQRLRGVSSPLAHAALNGAKSASRRQALKLLLILGAGSAVTWGLREHNPLPSLLADYRSPVGERRKVALDASSQLQLNTASAADVDSTQRLIRLLEGEILLSTTQAFEVRTAQGILKTRAARLNVRQFADRTQVAVFEGQVELNAHGRAPMLLPVPRQLSFSSTSISEARPLDANSGAWAEGMLIAAHMRLGDFLDELGRYRRGQLHCDAKVADLLISGTYPLDDSERILDLLQISLPVKVRRFTRYWVSVEARV, from the coding sequence ATGAACCGCGTCCCGGACTTCTCTGCGCCAGTGGCCGAGCAGGCCGTGTACTGGCTGATGGAAATGCAGCAGGGCACGCTCTCCCCACGCCAGCAACAGGCCTGGCAGCAGTGGCTGGATGCGCACAGCGAGCATCGTCGGGCGTGGGAACACATTCAGCGGGTCAACCAGCGCTTGCGCGGTGTGTCTTCGCCGCTGGCACACGCAGCGTTGAACGGAGCGAAATCCGCCAGCCGTCGGCAGGCGTTGAAACTGCTGCTGATTCTTGGCGCCGGTTCAGCCGTCACCTGGGGCCTGCGCGAGCACAATCCGCTGCCGTCGCTGCTCGCCGATTACCGCAGCCCGGTAGGTGAACGACGCAAGGTCGCGCTGGACGCCAGCAGCCAGTTGCAACTCAACACCGCGAGTGCGGCGGACGTGGACAGCACGCAACGACTGATCCGTCTGCTGGAAGGCGAGATCCTCTTGAGCACCACGCAAGCGTTCGAAGTGCGCACGGCACAGGGCATTTTGAAAACCCGGGCGGCACGCCTCAACGTCCGGCAATTTGCCGATCGTACGCAGGTGGCAGTGTTCGAAGGCCAGGTCGAACTGAACGCCCACGGGCGCGCACCGATGTTGTTGCCCGTCCCCCGTCAACTGAGTTTCAGCTCGACATCGATCAGCGAAGCCAGGCCGCTGGATGCCAACAGTGGCGCCTGGGCCGAGGGCATGCTGATCGCCGCGCACATGCGCCTGGGTGACTTCCTCGATGAGCTCGGTCGGTATCGTCGCGGGCAGCTGCATTGCGACGCGAAAGTGGCTGACCTGCTGATCTCCGGGACTTATCCACTGGACGACAGCGAGCGGATTCTTGATCTGCTGCAAATCAGTTTGCCGGTGAAAGTGCGGCGCTTTACCCGCTATTGGGTGAGCGTCGAAGCACGGGTTTAG
- a CDS encoding DUF3649 domain-containing protein — MKGKLASLPMSYRLAVTSRVLAAVFGGYLVAALASVALTLWLPLSRAEAVVTGMTISFLVYLVAVLWCFACRTAWSAWVGLLVPSVILATASGAARGLGYA, encoded by the coding sequence ATGAAAGGCAAACTCGCCTCACTTCCCATGTCCTATCGTCTGGCCGTCACTTCGCGGGTGCTGGCGGCGGTGTTTGGCGGCTATCTGGTCGCGGCGCTGGCCAGTGTCGCCCTGACGCTGTGGCTGCCGTTGAGCCGTGCCGAAGCGGTGGTGACCGGCATGACCATTTCCTTTCTGGTCTATCTGGTCGCGGTGCTCTGGTGTTTCGCCTGTCGCACCGCGTGGTCGGCGTGGGTTGGGTTGCTGGTACCGAGCGTGATCCTGGCGACGGCTTCCGGTGCCGCGCGTGGCCTGGGGTACGCATGA
- a CDS encoding TonB-dependent siderophore receptor: MKSRAKSGSVKQWLGVSALSFSALALLPMSVALAAETVSSPAQQQFSFSLSAKPLPQALSDFSRVTGQSVVYTDEAPYGLNAPAVSGQMSAEQALQRLLSGSGMTFRRTDSHTLALEPQPTDGALNLGATTITSTRDESMTYQPPQTSSVMRSSASLQEIPQTVNVIPAQVIRDQTPRNLDDALANVSGITQGNTLGSTQDSVMTRGFGDNRNGSIMRDGMPIVQGRGMNATVDRVEVLKGPASLLYGIQDPGGVVNLVSKKPELTQYNALTLRGSTYGDGKNGSGGAFDSTGALGESGLAYRLVLDHEDEDYWRNYGTHRETLIAPSLAWFGERTQLSFGYEHREFLTPFDRGTVIDPRTNHPLDISRNERLDEPFNDMEGRSDLYHFEADHELNDNWKAHFGYSWNRETYDASQVRVTAIDTRKGTLTRSMDGTQGAISTDRFTTASLEGKVNLLGMQHDLVFGVDDEYRKIYRADLIRQKSLSTFSYVNPVYGREVEGTTVSPADSAQTDLLRSDSVFLQDSIHLNDQWILVAGGRFQEYDQYAGKGVPFKANTDSNGQKFVPRAGLVYRYTDELSFYGSYTESFKPNSTIAPLGGSSTVLDGSIAPEEAKSWELGARLDMPGRLTGNIALFDIKKRNVLVANSEGPTTIYSAAGEVRSRGLELDLTGQLSDRWSLIGAYAYTDAEVTKDPEYQGNRLQNVAKNSGSLSAVYDFGSVIGGDQLRVGAGARYVGERAGNAVNDFDLPSYTVADAFATYDTKLEGQKVKFQLNVKNLFDRTYYTSAASRFFVSMGDSRQISLSSTLEF; this comes from the coding sequence ATGAAGTCCAGGGCAAAATCGGGTTCGGTCAAACAATGGTTGGGCGTTTCGGCGTTGAGTTTTTCCGCATTGGCGCTGTTGCCGATGAGCGTGGCGCTCGCCGCTGAAACCGTCAGCAGCCCGGCGCAACAGCAGTTCAGTTTTTCCCTGAGTGCCAAACCGCTGCCGCAAGCCCTGAGCGACTTCAGCCGCGTCACCGGGCAAAGCGTGGTCTACACCGATGAAGCGCCGTACGGCCTCAACGCCCCGGCCGTCAGCGGTCAGATGAGTGCCGAACAAGCGCTGCAACGCCTGCTCAGCGGCTCCGGCATGACCTTCCGTCGCACCGACAGCCATACCCTGGCGCTGGAACCGCAACCCACCGATGGCGCGCTCAATCTCGGCGCCACCACCATCACCTCGACCCGCGACGAGTCGATGACGTATCAACCGCCGCAAACCAGTTCGGTCATGCGCTCTTCTGCGTCGCTGCAGGAAATCCCGCAGACCGTCAACGTGATCCCGGCCCAGGTGATCCGCGATCAGACCCCGCGCAATCTCGACGATGCGCTGGCCAACGTCAGCGGCATCACCCAGGGCAACACCTTGGGCAGCACTCAGGATTCGGTGATGACCCGCGGCTTCGGTGATAACCGCAACGGCTCGATCATGCGTGACGGCATGCCGATCGTGCAGGGCCGCGGCATGAATGCGACAGTCGATCGTGTCGAAGTGCTCAAGGGGCCGGCGTCGTTGTTGTACGGCATTCAGGACCCGGGCGGCGTGGTCAACCTGGTCAGCAAGAAACCGGAACTGACCCAGTACAACGCCCTGACCCTGCGCGGCTCGACCTACGGCGACGGCAAGAATGGCAGCGGCGGCGCCTTCGACAGCACCGGTGCGCTGGGTGAATCCGGGCTGGCCTATCGGCTGGTGCTCGATCACGAAGACGAAGATTACTGGCGCAACTACGGCACCCACCGCGAGACGCTGATCGCGCCGTCGCTGGCCTGGTTCGGCGAGCGCACCCAGCTGTCGTTCGGCTACGAGCACCGCGAGTTTCTCACGCCGTTCGACCGTGGCACGGTGATCGATCCACGCACCAACCACCCGCTGGATATCTCGCGCAACGAGCGTCTGGACGAGCCGTTCAACGACATGGAAGGCCGTTCCGACCTGTACCATTTCGAGGCCGACCACGAACTCAACGACAACTGGAAAGCCCACTTCGGCTACAGCTGGAACCGCGAAACCTACGACGCCAGCCAGGTCCGCGTGACCGCCATCGACACCAGGAAAGGCACGCTGACCCGCAGCATGGACGGCACGCAAGGGGCGATCAGCACTGACCGTTTCACTACCGCCAGCCTCGAAGGCAAGGTCAACCTGCTGGGCATGCAACATGACCTGGTGTTCGGCGTCGACGACGAGTACCGCAAGATCTACCGCGCCGACCTGATCCGCCAGAAAAGCCTGAGCACCTTCAGCTACGTCAATCCGGTGTATGGCCGCGAAGTCGAAGGCACCACGGTCAGCCCGGCCGACAGCGCGCAAACCGATCTGCTGCGCAGCGATTCGGTGTTCCTGCAGGACTCCATTCACCTCAACGACCAGTGGATTCTGGTCGCCGGCGGGCGCTTCCAGGAGTACGACCAGTACGCCGGCAAAGGCGTACCGTTCAAGGCCAACACCGACAGCAACGGGCAGAAGTTCGTGCCGCGTGCCGGCCTGGTGTATCGCTACACCGATGAGTTGTCGTTCTACGGCAGCTACACCGAATCGTTCAAACCCAACTCGACCATCGCCCCGCTCGGCGGCAGCAGCACCGTGCTCGACGGCAGTATCGCGCCGGAAGAAGCCAAGTCGTGGGAGCTGGGCGCGCGCCTGGATATGCCGGGGCGTCTCACCGGTAATATCGCGCTGTTCGACATCAAAAAACGCAACGTGCTGGTGGCCAACTCCGAAGGTCCGACCACGATCTACAGCGCCGCCGGCGAAGTGCGTTCCCGGGGTCTGGAACTGGACCTGACCGGTCAACTCAGTGATCGTTGGAGCCTGATCGGCGCCTATGCCTACACCGATGCCGAGGTCACCAAAGACCCGGAGTACCAAGGCAATCGCCTGCAAAACGTGGCGAAGAACAGCGGCTCATTGTCGGCGGTGTATGACTTCGGCAGCGTGATCGGTGGCGATCAATTGCGGGTCGGCGCCGGGGCGCGGTATGTCGGCGAGCGCGCGGGCAACGCGGTGAATGATTTCGACCTGCCGAGCTACACCGTGGCCGATGCGTTCGCCACTTACGACACCAAGCTTGAGGGGCAGAAGGTCAAGTTCCAGCTCAACGTGAAGAACCTGTTCGACCGCACGTATTACACCTCGGCGGCGAGCCGGTTCTTTGTGTCGATGGGTGATTCGCGGCAGATTTCGTTGTCGAGCACGTTGGAGTTCTGA
- a CDS encoding L-serine ammonia-lyase, with the protein MAISVFDLFKVGIGPSSSHTVGPMRAAATFAQALIDQRLLNDVRRVEIRLYGSLSATGVGHATDRATVMGLMGEWPDSIDPATIDPRIQQLRESGLLLLAGQKEIAFNWQHDLLLLDQSLPYHPNAMSLTAFGESAELFTQTYYSIGGGFIIEAAEAESGVAPAGDVVLPYEFSSAAELLSLCKQHNLRVSELMMANERAWRSDDDIRNGLLHIWSVMRECVEQGLRHEGILPGGLNVPRRAAKLHRSLLEIGKPNVISSTLSAMEWVNLFALAVNEENAAGGRMVTAPTNGAAGIIPAVLHYYMKFNPDASDDDVVAFFMGAAAVGILCKKNASISGAEVGCQGEVGSACAMAAAGLAEVLGATPEQLENAAEIGLEHNLGLTCDPVGGLVQVPCIERNAIAAVKAINATQMALRGDGKHFISLDRVIRTMRDTGADMHDKYKETSRGGLAVSWVEC; encoded by the coding sequence ATGGCTATCAGTGTTTTCGATTTATTCAAGGTCGGCATCGGTCCGTCCAGTTCCCACACCGTTGGCCCGATGCGTGCCGCCGCGACCTTCGCCCAGGCGCTGATCGACCAACGCTTGCTGAACGATGTACGTCGGGTGGAAATCCGTTTGTACGGCTCGCTGTCGGCCACCGGCGTCGGCCACGCCACCGACCGCGCCACGGTCATGGGCCTGATGGGCGAATGGCCGGACAGTATCGATCCGGCGACCATCGACCCACGCATCCAGCAACTGCGCGAAAGCGGCCTGCTGCTCCTGGCCGGTCAGAAAGAAATTGCCTTCAACTGGCAGCACGATCTCCTGCTGCTGGACCAAAGCCTGCCCTACCACCCCAACGCCATGTCGCTGACAGCCTTTGGCGAAAGCGCCGAGCTGTTCACGCAGACGTACTACTCGATTGGCGGCGGTTTCATCATCGAAGCGGCGGAAGCCGAGTCCGGTGTGGCGCCTGCCGGTGATGTGGTGCTGCCGTATGAGTTTTCCAGCGCCGCCGAACTGCTGAGCCTGTGCAAGCAGCACAACCTGCGCGTGTCGGAGCTGATGATGGCCAACGAACGAGCCTGGCGCAGTGACGATGACATCCGCAACGGCCTGTTGCACATCTGGTCAGTGATGCGCGAGTGCGTCGAACAGGGTCTGCGCCACGAAGGCATCCTGCCCGGTGGTCTGAATGTGCCGCGCCGCGCCGCGAAACTGCACCGCAGCCTGTTGGAAATCGGCAAGCCGAATGTGATCAGTTCAACGCTGTCGGCGATGGAATGGGTCAACCTGTTCGCCCTCGCCGTCAACGAAGAGAACGCTGCAGGCGGGCGCATGGTGACGGCGCCGACCAACGGCGCGGCCGGGATCATTCCAGCGGTGCTGCATTACTACATGAAATTCAATCCGGACGCGTCCGACGATGACGTGGTCGCTTTCTTCATGGGCGCCGCCGCCGTCGGCATTCTGTGTAAGAAAAATGCCTCGATCTCCGGGGCCGAAGTCGGCTGCCAGGGCGAAGTCGGTTCGGCCTGCGCCATGGCCGCTGCGGGCCTGGCCGAAGTGCTCGGCGCGACCCCGGAGCAACTGGAAAACGCCGCCGAAATCGGCCTGGAACACAACCTCGGCCTGACCTGCGACCCGGTCGGCGGTCTGGTGCAAGTGCCGTGCATCGAGCGCAATGCCATCGCCGCGGTGAAGGCGATCAACGCCACGCAAATGGCCCTGCGCGGCGACGGCAAACACTTCATTTCCCTCGACCGGGTGATCCGCACCATGCGCGATACCGGTGCCGACATGCACGACAAATACAAAGAGACTTCACGGGGTGGCCTGGCCGTGAGCTGGGTGGAGTGCTGA
- a CDS encoding sigma-70 family RNA polymerase sigma factor: protein MPSAHPVESLYHDHHRWLTGWLRRRLGCPESAADLAQDTFIRVLSAREPAVIIEPRAFLTTLAKRVLFNHYRRQDLERAYLETLAQMPEMLAPSEEDKAIILQTLIELDQLLDGLPHVVKRAFLLAQVDGLTYPQIATELNISVATVKRHLNKAAMRCYFAL from the coding sequence TTGCCGTCCGCCCATCCCGTCGAATCGCTCTACCACGACCACCACCGTTGGCTCACCGGCTGGTTGCGGCGCAGACTCGGCTGCCCGGAGAGCGCGGCGGATCTTGCCCAGGACACCTTCATCCGGGTGCTGAGCGCCCGCGAACCAGCGGTGATCATCGAACCGCGCGCCTTCCTCACCACCCTTGCCAAACGCGTGCTGTTCAATCATTACCGCCGTCAGGACCTGGAACGCGCCTACCTCGAAACCCTGGCGCAAATGCCGGAAATGCTCGCGCCTTCGGAAGAAGACAAAGCCATCATCCTGCAAACCCTGATCGAGCTGGACCAGTTGCTCGACGGCTTGCCGCATGTGGTCAAACGCGCCTTTTTGCTGGCGCAGGTCGATGGCCTGACCTATCCGCAGATCGCCACTGAATTGAACATCTCGGTGGCCACGGTGAAACGTCATTTGAACAAGGCAGCGATGCGCTGCTACTTCGCGCTATGA
- a CDS encoding HPF/RaiA family ribosome-associated protein, with the protein MQIQVNSDNHIQSSKRLEEWVRTTIESTLDRYEEDLTRVEVHLSDENGDKPGPHDLRCQLEARPKGHQPISVTHKADSLEQAIDGAAEKLEHALEHLFGKLRGKPRAAIVPFSKANDALLEEEFLENEQAAINS; encoded by the coding sequence ATGCAAATCCAAGTCAACAGCGATAACCATATTCAAAGCAGTAAACGACTGGAGGAGTGGGTACGTACAACCATTGAGAGCACGCTCGACCGTTATGAAGAAGACCTGACCCGTGTCGAAGTCCATCTGAGCGACGAGAACGGTGACAAACCAGGTCCCCATGACTTGCGCTGCCAACTGGAAGCGCGGCCAAAAGGCCATCAACCGATTTCCGTCACCCATAAGGCCGATTCGCTGGAACAGGCGATCGATGGTGCAGCCGAAAAACTGGAACACGCGCTGGAGCACCTGTTTGGCAAACTGCGGGGCAAACCCCGCGCCGCCATCGTGCCATTCAGCAAGGCGAATGACGCACTGCTGGAAGAAGAGTTTCTGGAGAACGAACAGGCAGCGATCAACAGTTGA
- a CDS encoding RNA polymerase sigma factor: MLIGHPPESRDDEPHGARAHFLQVFLSQRSQMEALVNRRVGCRATAADLVQDLFLRFWRRPLVQVEELSTYLLRCAGNIAIDHLRSEGTRVRVNEGWQPDEPDSHGSEPQAALEAGNDLRHVEAALRALPERTRQIFLLNRIHGRKYADIAKAMGLSQSAVEKHMMRALEACKASLREPAPRLPGKAP, encoded by the coding sequence ATGCTGATCGGTCATCCTCCGGAATCCCGCGACGACGAGCCGCACGGGGCGCGTGCGCATTTTCTCCAGGTGTTCCTCTCGCAGCGTTCGCAGATGGAAGCGCTGGTGAACCGGCGCGTCGGTTGCCGGGCCACGGCGGCGGATCTGGTGCAGGATCTGTTCTTGCGCTTCTGGCGTCGGCCGCTGGTGCAGGTCGAAGAACTCAGCACGTACCTGTTGCGTTGCGCCGGCAACATCGCCATCGATCATTTGCGCAGCGAAGGCACGCGGGTGCGGGTCAACGAGGGCTGGCAACCGGACGAGCCGGACAGCCACGGCAGCGAACCGCAGGCCGCGCTCGAAGCGGGCAATGATTTGCGCCATGTCGAAGCGGCGTTGCGCGCCTTGCCCGAGCGCACCCGGCAGATCTTTTTGCTCAATCGCATCCACGGACGCAAATACGCGGACATCGCCAAGGCCATGGGCCTGTCCCAAAGCGCTGTGGAAAAACATATGATGCGCGCCCTCGAGGCCTGCAAGGCCAGCCTGCGCGAACCCGCGCCACGCCTGCCAGGGAAAGCACCGTGA
- a CDS encoding LysR substrate-binding domain-containing protein, translating to MSRQLHAQTYVWLQVFSCAARHLSFTRCAEELHITPGAVSQQIRQLEERLGFRLFHRRARGVELSAEGQRLAITVNEAYGSIDAELRRLDAGMISGILRVRSIPSFLSKWLTPRLPRLQQRYPDIQLRLVAEDSSVPLYEGDFDLAIDLNDGSYPGLLSTALLDEQIFPVCAPSLLRGRPPLHGPADLVHFPLLHDITAWRGSYEYAEWEFYLNAIGFEGADVRRGHTFNRNHLTIEAAIAGMGVAIARRTLLNDELERGTLIVPFGLSVPNHKRYVLLYAPGALSHPGVRAVHDWLVEEAGIFRSLHPLNDGQL from the coding sequence ATGAGTCGTCAATTGCATGCCCAGACCTACGTCTGGCTGCAGGTGTTTTCCTGTGCCGCGCGGCACCTGTCGTTCACCCGCTGTGCAGAAGAACTGCACATCACCCCGGGGGCGGTCAGCCAGCAGATTCGTCAGTTGGAAGAGCGCCTGGGTTTTCGCCTGTTTCATCGTCGGGCGCGGGGTGTGGAGCTGAGTGCGGAAGGGCAGCGGCTGGCGATCACGGTCAATGAGGCCTACGGCAGCATCGATGCCGAATTGCGCCGACTGGATGCCGGAATGATCAGCGGGATTCTGCGGGTGCGTTCGATTCCGTCATTTCTGAGCAAATGGCTGACCCCGCGCCTGCCGCGCTTGCAACAGCGCTATCCCGACATCCAATTGCGCCTGGTGGCCGAGGACAGCAGCGTACCGTTGTACGAGGGCGACTTTGATCTGGCGATTGACCTGAACGACGGCAGCTACCCGGGACTGTTATCCACAGCCTTGCTCGATGAGCAGATTTTTCCGGTGTGTGCGCCGAGCCTGCTGCGTGGACGCCCGCCGCTGCACGGGCCGGCGGATCTGGTGCATTTCCCGCTGCTGCACGACATCACGGCCTGGCGCGGCAGTTACGAATATGCGGAATGGGAGTTTTATCTCAATGCGATCGGCTTCGAAGGCGCCGACGTACGGCGTGGACACACCTTCAATCGCAATCACCTGACCATCGAAGCGGCGATCGCCGGCATGGGCGTGGCAATTGCCCGGCGGACGTTACTCAACGATGAGCTGGAGCGCGGCACGTTGATCGTGCCGTTCGGGCTGTCGGTGCCCAATCACAAACGTTACGTGTTGCTGTATGCGCCAGGGGCGCTGAGCCACCCGGGCGTGCGCGCCGTGCATGACTGGCTGGTGGAGGAGGCGGGGATTTTCCGCAGTTTGCACCCGTTGAACGACGGGCAATTGTGA